acaacttgaggccatttcctcttgttctgtcatttgttacctgggagaagaacCCGATCTCCCCTGGATCACCCTGCTGTGAGGGAGTGATAAGGTCCCCTCTGAGCCTCTTTTTCCCCAGActgagccctcccagctccctcattAGCTCCTCACCAGACTTGTTTCAGACCTTCCCCAGTGCCACTGCCCTTCCCCGGGCTCACTACAACACCTCCGTGTCCTTCTTGTCCATGTCCTTTGCAAACTTTTATTATCATTAGCAGTCAGTGATGTGGCTGTTAGTGCCTAGTCCAGCTGTACCTGAAGGTTTCAAGGGTAGAAGAAAACCTGCGCAAAAAACCCAGGTTGTTTTGTCCATTTTGGCTGGGACACCTATGTGCAGGGATAAATATTTACCCCGTAATTCCCTTCTTTTCATCCCAGCCCGCTGCCGCAGTGGGTACCGGCCAGCTGAGGGTTTGGGTGACGCAGAgctcctggcctggcctggcctggcctggcctggcacagcacagcacggcacagcacagcctgcttgtctgctggccctggggaggcttttcagcctggcacagcacggcacagcacagcctgcttgtctgctggccctggggaggCTTTtcagcctggcccagcccagcccagcccagcccagcccagtccagcccagcccagcccagcccagcccaacccGGCCCGGCCCaacccggcccggccctgcccagcccagcctgctcctctgctggTCCTGGGGAGGTTTTTCTGCCCGGCCCTGGtggagcacagcccggccccggctgagcacagccctgccctggtggCAGTGCCGGCAGCGGGCACAAGGAGCCCTTTATGGCCGCTCGTGTCCGTGCACAGCGGGTGCTTTGTGTGAGGGTTCTGGCCGGACCCGGGCTCAGAAGGGTTCTGTGTGCGGCCAGGGGTGGCGTGTCCTCAGCTCACTGTCCTCAAAGGCCCTCGTCACCTTTTGAACCCCTGGAtgctctccctgtgcagggTCTGGCTATGCTGGCGGTGACAGGGGTGCCCAAGGGGTGTGGGGTGTGCACCCCACTTGTTGTCACAGCCCACCCTCCTCCAGATGGGTGCAGGGGGACGGCTCCAGTGCTTGGCaagctggggagctgcaggtttGACCAGCCTgtgtcagagcagctgcagagggaatcCTCCTGCACACAAGGAAGTGCAGCTCCTGTCGCTATCCCCTGCTCACCAGGGCCAGggagccctgctgtgctttcCAGGCACTGCCAAGGTGGCCAAGAACAGTCTTGGCTGTGCAGGATGTTCAGGGCAGCGTGTTGGAAGTtgtgcctgcccatggcagtggagTTGGCACAAGatgatcccttccaacccaaagcattctgtgattctctgctCAGCCCATCTGCCATTTTTATGCTAGGGGACTCTTCAGCGTGgccccaggaacagcagtgctgggaggggcaTGGACCCTGTATGGGCTTGGTAGCTCTACTGGTAGCTCACCCCAAGCTCTGTGAGGTGACCCTGCCATTAGCACAGCCACCAGCTGTCTCCAGGAGCCTTGCATCAGGAGGACAAAACATAGAGCAAGGAGCACACCCTTCCTACAGCCGCATTTCTTTTATTAGAGATTACAAGATATAAGAAGCTGAATCTGTGTGCCAAGTGCTGTTGGCTCACTCTGTCTTTCCCCTCTGCATGCCACGTGGGCAGAGAGGAAGgggggctggcagaggcaggcacCCCCAGGCCAGTCCCTCCATTGGCAGTGGGGTTTTTCCTATAGGGACACAGTTTTTGCTGTGATGGCTATGAGAAAGCATTATGGCAGAGTGATATCTCCAATGGGACAAAATCTGTGACCACTGAGCTGAGCTTGCTCCATTCCTCCTCAGGAAAGGCCCACACCTGCCTTCAAAGGCAATCAAAACACATATGGGGACACAAAGGCCGTGACCTTGAAGATGTGCTTGCCCAGGAGGACCTTGTGGGAGAACTCGCTCATTTCCACCTCCACCTCCAGCGTGGCCGGCCCCGCCACGGGGctggtgagcagcagctctcccgTGTGCCGGTCCGAGCGCCGCACGGCGAAGACGCCGCGTCCGTGGCCGCCCGCGATGGCGAAGCGCAGGCTGTCCCCCAGCGAGCGCGTGGTGGACATCCTGAACAGGACACGGGGCGCCGTGCGGTTGGCCTGCAGCGGCAGGTAGTGGAAGGAGatggagctggcagccagctggCAGGCTCGGCTGTCCATGGGGCAGGGGTTCCGCTCGCACTGGCTGCCAGGAGAGAAGGGTGCCGCCGCTCAGTGCCGTGGTTTGGCTCTCAGCGTAGCAACATTtgtcttcacagagaaaagcaaggcaatCTTCCCAAGAAAattctgggattcacattcttTGAGCCTCAgagaatgatcaaaacaattcttatctcatttggTGTGCCTGTGTTTatgcaaaagtagaatgcagTATGGAGactgtttacccaaagtgatggtgttttgtttccttggcctatcagggccaagtATGTGTGTGTCGGGACTGTTTTCTGACAGCCACGAGATTCAGTGCAGTGGAGTGCTTAGCAGATTGAGTTTAGATGTAaagtaatgtaatgtaatataatatagaataatatagtataataattaattagctttctgataagatggagtcagatgcatcattctctcccctcgtcaggggaaaaaatacccaCTATACTCAGGGTGCTGCCCTCATCCTTGCACACAAGCCCAGTCCATGCCAcaggcagcacttccagccctgATGTTGGTCCTGTGGCAGAGCAACCCAAGACAGCCACATCCAGGTATGCCCATCATCAGATCTCTGCCTCATCCCTGTTTCTGACAGGCAAATACTGTGGcttgcagggacacagctctgggtgaCACTCTGAGGGACTGGGGGGGTATCACAGTCCCAGCTGAAGGCCAAGGATGGAGCCAGATGTGCCTCTGGAAGAGGAATCTGTCAGGATCAGGGATGCTCCTCTATTTGGTGACACAAAGCAATTTAAGCTGAAGAGTAGGATGTCTGGGAATGCTGAAAGGCAGCTGATGGCACCACATGGATGTGCAGTAGAGGAAAATCAGCATCATTCCCCCCAGGCTGGGACTCTGAGAGGGGCCAGGATCCTGAATAAAGCCACCACGTATTAGGGTGCTCCCACCTGCATCCCCAGCATCCCAAAACCATCAGAGAACGTGCCAAGCACACCTGAGCACCCCATGTGGCAATGTGCCACCAGTGCTGTCTGCTactctccctgctgcccctgggtgACACAAGACAGCCCCCAGCCCACAACAGGACCCATCACCCTGGGACAGGGCATGACACAGCCCGAGCCACGCACAGCAGGGTACTCACAAGGCAGAGGTCTTGACATAGCTGGTGTTGTGGCGCGGTGGGGGGCACTTGGGGCGCACGCAGCGGTGGCCCCCGAAGGTGTTGATGCAGAGGTCGCCCTGGCTGCAGTTGTGCTGCTTCCCAGTGCACTCATTCACGTCTGTGGTGGTGACACGGGGTGAGTGGGGCTGTCCCCACTGCACTTCTCTTCCCGTGGGAGGCTCCCGGCCCTGCACCCTTGGTTCTTACCCTCACAGGCATTGCGGTCAGCGTGGAGCAGATACCCAGGGGGGCAGAGGCAGCGGTAGGAGCCTGGGAGGTTGAGGCAGTCATGGAGGCAAATCTGCATCTGAGGGCTGGACTGGTAGAGCTGGCATTCATCCACATCTAGGGTGAACAAAGTGGGGAATGCCCAGAGGTCCCATTGCCACCAAGCCTTGGTTCCCCACCCTCCATCATCTCATCATCATCACCCCCCTTTTACCTTGGCACACACcgccaggctgcagctggaagcCGGTGTCACAGCTGCAGCGCCGGGAGCCCGAGCGGCCCTCGGCACAGCGGGGCTGGCGGCTGAAGGAGGTGTTGCTCAGTGTCACCCAGtctgcaggggacagcaggtgtCACGCTGGGGCATGGGGAGATGGTGGGGGCCAAGGTACCAgggggctgccagggaagggggagacaggcacagcatggccaaaTACTGTCCCCATGAGAATCCCCATCCTCTGCAGCCCAAACCCAGGCACCTACAGGAGTAAATGGggctctggcagctggggcCTGACCAGCCGGGGGGGCAGAGGCACGTGTAGCTCTGGTTGCCATCCACGCAGGTCCCGCTGTTGGCACAGGGGTTGCTGGAGCAGTCATCAATACCTAGGGAGAAGGAGCTCATGAGCATCAGCTGGAGAGGTGCACCCTTGCCCAACCCCGGTGCCCATTGCCGCAgcctctgagcagagcagtggaaCCCCACAGCTCAGGGTGACAGAGGAGCCCGCTGGGAGGGCAGAGCCCAAGGCACCCCAATCCCACTCCACTTCACTTCTGCAGAAGGGCTGGGTGCCGCTCCACGTGCGGTTGTGCCGGCAGGCGCGCGTCTCTGAGCCCACCAGCCGGAATCCAGCGTCACAGATGAAGTGAACCTCGTGGCCCACACGCAGGCTCCGGCCCAGCATCCGTCCGTTcaggggcactgccagctgtgggCAGATCTCtgtggacagacagacatgggTAGGGATGGGCACTGTCAGGCTGGAGCCAACCCCAGCCTGACAGGGAGCTGAGGGTCCCTTGCCCAGGCTGTTTGTGTGGGGCCAGGGATCAGAACTGGCCCCGAGGGGATGTCACCCGTGGGGGTGACCAGTGAGGATTACCGTTGTGTTTGGTGGCCGCTCTCTGGAGGTGGCTctggaggatggagagctggtGCCGGAGCCCACGGGTGCCCTGCAGGTGGGCGGcctcctgtgccaccagcagcttCTGCATCTGCCGCACCACGCTGAGTGCCTGCTGCCGGTTCAGGCACTCCTGGGGGATCGTGGGCACACCTCAGTCATCTGCTGAGTTCCCCTGCCACCCTGCCACAGCCTGGGAGGACCCTTCAGAGCAGGTAGCATCTTTGGGGTTGGTTTGGATGTCCTTCCCTAGATAGAGCCCCTTCCCATCCTGGCTGGGGTCTGACCCTGGCTCTGTgtctgctccagcctcagcccccACCTCCCGGTCCTGCTCTGGCACTTGGATGCTGTGGAGAAGCTGCATGCCCTGAGTGCATTTAACACCATTTCACTGCTGCAGGGGAAAAGCCCCATGACCACCCCCTGGCCCTGACAGCTCCACAGGTGCCGTGGCTGTGCCGTACCCCCCACTCCGGGGTGCTGGGGTGTGAGAGGTgggtgctgagcagcccagagAGGGAGGTATGCtggggggctggaggggagggaATGCAGATCCTTAcctgggtgctgctgaggggcagctgcaggatgcccagggccagccaggctggcagtgggATGAGGAGCATCATGCTGGGGCTGACAACAGGGGCAAGACGCTGGCAGTCCGTCTCTGCTTGCAGCCGCACTCCTGCACTCGCAGGGATTTATCCGCAGCCTGTGCCCAtgtgtttgttggtttttcccCTGCCTGAGGCCGAGCTGTAGGAAAGTTTCCCCTTGGCACTGGCTCTagcctctcccttcccttcccttccgttcctttccctctctgcaCATCAGAGGCTTTGGGGCCTTTCATGTCCCAGGCCAGCAGATATCAGGGCCAGGCGGTGGCTGTCACGGCACTCACGGTGGTACCGGCGGTGCCGGGCTCACCACACGGCCAGTCCTGCCTCTGGGGCTCCCTAGCACGCAGAGATGCAGGATGAGGCTAATCCCGTGCACCAGCTAAGCCTGGGAAAATCTCCTGGGAGAAAAGATGACTTTGGGATCTGTGCGGGGGTTCTGCTCACTGGTGGGGTTGGGACTACTGAGAAGGGGAGCCCAGGAATGCTGCAGACTCACAGCTTTGCTGgggggagctcagccctggctgcagttCAGAGGGGaatcccagggtgctgctgcagcctggagctggggtgCAGTTGATGTTATGGTCCACATTAACCCAAAAGGGTGAGGGTTAATGTTAGAGTCAGCATTAGGGCTAGGGCTgaggttaggattagggtcaGGATTAGAGTTGGGGTTAGGATTAGTGTTAGGTTTGGAGTCAGCATTAAATTCAATGTTTTGATTAGCATTAAAGTAATTGTTAGGGCTAAAGTTAGGGTTTTTTGTTAGGGTTAATGTTAGTGTTAGGATCAGTGCCAAGAATTCAGACCCATATTAGCAAGAGGGTTTGTATGAGAGGTGGGGTTGGAGTTAGTGTCAGGGTTCAGGCCTGGGTCAGGTTTAGACTCAGGCTGAGGGAACTGAAGCATTTACAGCTGGGTTTATGCTGacacccagctcagccctgacaGCTGGTGCGTAGGatgctcccagtccctcctgCCTGTGGCATTGCAGAATCCTGAGCAAGGATGTCTGAAGCCCtcacctctgccctgtgccaggggagcaCCTGCCATGGGttctgccagccctgtgctggtgcagaGTTCTCTTGGTGCTGTTGAGccccctgagcagcctgggctgtgggacCCCTGCTAGATTCCAGGTGCCCACCGAGACACGGCCCCCTTGTGCCCAGCACCTCTCCCACCGCCGGCCCCCGGCTCTCACATCCTCCCACCCTGTAACCACGCTGCCCAGCTCTCCGGAGCGGGTATTTGGCTTCGTGCCTGCACGGTGTGTGTTACCTCCCCGGCATGTTTAATTcatggggcaggagggaggctggcagcaggggcccccttgctgccccagccccttgGCTTCCAGTCTCCCAGTGTCCCAAAGTGGGTGCCGGTAGCGACCcatgctcctgctgccttcccagcccGACccgggctgggcagaggggccggggcagagcACGGAGGGCTGACCCCGCTGCTGGACATCCCGGCGGGGCTGCAGCCCGGGGCCCCGGGAGTTGTCTGCCACATTCGCTCCAGCGAGCAACTGTTTTGACAGAGCCATTACTCACCCGTCAAGCTTTTGTTCCCGCTGCCCAGCGGTGCCTGTCTGGAGTCCTGAATAGGATCAAATCCTGCaaccagacacacacacactcacgCAGGAGCGCACGGCCGAGCTCGCCCCAGAGCCGGGGCTGCTGCGGGGCCTCTCggctctccccagccctccctccgGAGATTGGGGTCCGCTCCCCACATCCCGGGACATACATGaagctcctggtcctgctggttTGCAGCCTCCTGGTGTGGAGGGTGGGTGAGACGAGATCGGATGCTCCAGAAAAGTTGTCCCCGCTGGCTCCGGGAGGTAACTGGTGGAGGGGCTGCCTCTccggcagcagggctgggaggcagcgGGTTTGGGGGATGAGTGTGCCCTGAGCACCGTCCCCTTGGGACAGATCAGTGTGTGGGGGACTGGGTGGGTGATGGGCCCCCAGGGATGGCAATGGGGGGCTTGGTGGGTGATAGAGGCTGGGGATGGAACGGGACTGGGAGGAGGGGCATGGACTTGGTGATGGTATGGAgttggggggctctggggctggtgTTGCAATGGAACCAGGGGGCTCgggggctgggaatgggatggagcCTGCTatggaatggggctgggggtccGGCAGCTGGTGATGGGGGCTAGTGATGGGTCTTGCCCAGTGGGGTCTGGATCCTGGCAGGACAGAGGCgggggggcagaggggcacaTTCCTGGCAGTCTCAGCCCACCCGTGTGAGACGGGGGCCCAGCAGGCTGCCCCCCCTCGTCCCCTTGCCCCTTTTGTGCTCCCAGCCCAAaagctctttcttctctcccctcaAGTCTCCATGGAGACCCGGGTGCCTTCCCGGTATCCCCGGCTGCGGTCGGACCCTTCAGGGGGAATTCCCACGGCCTCCTGAAGGGTCCGGCCTCAGCCAGGGATACGGGGAGGGCACTTATACCTCTCAGCCCCCTCGGTCCCTGCCTCATCCCCTACTGTCCCCCCCAGCTCTCAGCACGAAGGAGACCTTCCTGGTGCTCTCACTGCACAACAAGTTGAGGAGCAAAGTGCAGCCCCCTGCTGCCAACATGCAGAAGCTGGTGAGCCCCCTTGCAGGTCCCATGTCCCCCACCTTCGATGTCACATCCACCTTCTTGTCCATGCCCGTGGGTGACACACACAGTAGTTTGCTAACACGCTAATGAAGCAGAAGAGCTGGCTGGTGTGGGGCCCCTGGGGAAGAGCATGTCACTGCCACATCCAGGGCACACTGAAAATAGGGCTGATCCCTTGAGTGCCTTTTgatgtcccccatgtccctctAATGCCTCCTAATCAcccaaggacacagcagggctgtttgGAGTCCTTTGTGGGGTCCCCCATCCCCCATGAAGGCCCTTGCTATTCCCCAACCACCTCACACCTGAACACACCAAAGGCAGGGCTGGTCCCTAGGGGTGTCTCCCATGTCCTGTGGTGGCCCTAAATGTGCCTCTATCACCCCCCAGCCACCCACACCAGGGGCAGGACAGGTCTCTAGGGGTCCCTTGCAGCATTGCCCATTGTCGACCCTCTGATGTCCCCCAGTCATCTCCCGGACTGACCATCTTGGTGGTCCCCACGCCCCCTGGAGCTGTTCCCTGGGTGCCTCATGCTCATCCCGCAGGAGTGGAGCGAGGAGCtggggcggcgggcgggggctcGGGCagccagctgcctgcagggccccgctccgccgccagCCCCGCAGCTGGGCTGGAGcgagctgctgctgccggcGGGCGCGGGCGGCTTCGGGGCCGTGCTGGAGCTCTGGTTCGCCGAGGGACAGCGCTATGACTACAGGACGGGGCGCTGCGCCGGCAACGCCACCTGCCGCCACTACACCCAGGTGGGCATGAGGGGCACgggggggctgctggggacCGGACCCCCGTGACAAACGCTCTCCCACAGCTGGTGTGGGCCACAGCGGGGCAGCTGGGCTGCGGCCGGCaccgctgccccggcccccaCGGCCCCAGCGAGGCCTTCGTGTGCGCCTACTCACCGGGGTAAGGGCAGCGGTGGGGCCGGGGCGTGGTGGGTGGGGCTGAGAGGGTGGGGCCGGGGCGTGGTGGGTGTGGTTGAGTGGGGCTGAGAGGGGCGTGGCTTGGCGGTATGGGTGGAGTCTCAACCAGGGCGGGGCATGAGCTGACCTATGGGATGCGCGGCAGGGGATGGGGAGCTTGTCCCAGTGATGGGTGGGGCTGTGCACGGAAGTGGGTGGGGCTGGGTGATGTGGGTGGGGCTTGAAAATGCAAATAGGGCCGTGTTTTAGAAGAGGGAGGGTTTGGATGTTCTGGGCCGGGTTGTGTGCTGTGGATTGGAGCGAGTGCTGGAagtggatggggctggggaacGAAAGCAGGGTGGTGATTTAGGGATGGGTGTGGCTTTGCAATGTGGGTGCAGGCTTGCCCCAGAAAGGGGTGTGGCTTGCCCGGGTGGGTGGGGCATCTTCCTCCATCTGTCTGTGGGGCCAGGGGCAACTGGGAGGTGGCCGGGGTGCCCATCCTGCCCTACAAGCAGGGACCCTGGTGCTCCCTCTGCACCGCTGGCCTCTCCGGCTGCTTCAAGTCCTGGGACCACAGCGGCGGGCTCTGCGGTGAGTCCCCCTGTCGGCATGGCCTCTGCATGACCCTGGTGGTGCTGCCTCCACCCCTCCTGATGCCCCAGTGTCACTCTGGTGTTCCCAGAGGTGCCCAGGAACCCCTGTCGcatgagctgcaggaacagcgGGCGCCTCGACAtgagcagctgccagtgcacCTGTCCCCCCGGCTACACGGGCAGGTACTGCCAAGGTGAGAGGGCACCGTGCAGCCTTCAGAGCCTTGTGCGTGGCTGCGGGTGCAGGGTTGGTGCAGGGCATacatgggcacagctggtgcagtgtgggcagcacagggggcacGGCCAGCTGAGGCCCCTGGCAGCTGACGCAGTGCTGTGCCCACAGTGAGGTGCAGCGGGCAGTGCCTCCACGGGAGGTTCAGGAAGGAGgagtgctcctgcctctgcGACCCGGGATACGGAGGAGCTGAGTGTGGCAGTGAGTCTGTAccccctgcactgctgtgatCCACAGGCAGGGCACCCCAAAGTGGGGCAAAGGGTCCTCTGTGGGTCCATCTCTGCTGGCACAAGGAcccacctgctcctgcctgtgtccccagcaAAGATCCATTTCCCCTTCCATGCCTGTGACGTGCGGATAGACAGCGACTGCTTCATGGTGTCCCCTGAAGCCGACACCTACTATGGAGCCAAAATTAAATGCCAGGTGAACTCCTGGGGTGCTCTGAGCATCTCTGGGCAGCTGAAAAGTGACACCCATGGTTGCAGAGCCCCTGGACATCTCTCCTCTGCTTGGAGCAATGCTGGGCCATGCAGATGGGGCAGACCTACTTCCTTCCCCACAGGAGAAAGGAGCGATGCTGGCCCAGATAAGAAACCAGAAGGTTCAGGACATCCTGGCTTTCTACCTCAGCCGCTTGGAGATGGGCAACAGGGTGACAGACACTGATTTTGAGACTGGAAACTTCTGGATTGGTGAGAGACAGCAGTAGGCAGGGTGCAGAGTGCCTGGGATGCTGGCAGCCATGCTAACCCAGGTCCTGCCCCCCCAGGTCTCACCTACAAGACATCCAAGGCTTCCTTCCGCTGGGATGTGGGTGAGCCATCCTTGTTCACCAGCTTTGCTTTCGGGCAACCGGACAACCAGGGGTAAGTGGATCTAGAGGACACCAAACTCTGCATGGTGTCACTGCTGGCTGGCTTCAGCACCATCCTGGTGGGACACAGGTTTGGGAACTGTGTGGAGATGCAAGCGTCAGCTGCCTTCAACTGGAACGACCAGCGCTGCAAGACCCGAAACCGGTACATCTGCCAGTTCGGTGAGTGAGAGGCTGGGAGCCCTCCTGGGCCCTGGAGGTGCCaatcctctgctctgctgtgtctgtcccttcttgccagccctgcccagacctcTGTGTCTCTCCTGGGGTGGGAGGCACTGACTCTACACTTGCCATTGCAGCCCAGGAACACATCGCCCTGTGGCAGCGGGAcccctgagctggcagccctgggaactggccagtgctggctgctgtgctgatCCTGGGGCTCAGGAGGAGCCTGGTGCTGTGCAAAGCCCAGACCGTGGCTCAGGAGGATCTCTGCACAGCTCACTTGTGCAGGGAGTGAGGGGCCGAGGGCACCCATGGCACTGGGACCTGGCAGGAAGGGGTGTGCTGTACCTTAGCATCCCTGACACAGCATCTTCTTCTGCCCCTCACCTTCCTCTGCCACTATCAGTCTGCAACACCCTGGGCAGGAGACATCCCTTGCAACAGCCAGGTACAAAAGCATCCTCCTCCAAAAgtggcagctgggctgtgtctgGACTGTGGTCTCAGTGTTACGAGGGGCCAAGGGGGCTCTTTGGGGGTGTAGACCTTGGCATAGCTTAGGGAGGACCAGCCTCAGCTCTGAGCCATTGTCCTGACCTGGGTGAGAATGCCCCAGCCTGGTGGGTTTTTTACCCTCACCTGGTCCTTCATCATTTGCCTGGTCATTAATAAAGACCCTCTCTCCTTTGGGAAGAGCAATTTGTCTCATTTTCCTCCCCTAAGCCAACCAGACTCTCCTTAGCCACAATCCACATCCTGCCTGCACTGGATGGAAGCTCCAGTTTCATCTCTGGAGTGGGTTCTGGGGTTGCTGGAGCCAAGGCCAGCCTTGGCTGAACTCATCTTCAGCACGTGGAGTTGCCTTGGAGAGATGGTGTTAGCCAAGAGCTGCTTCTTCCAGCGCCAGGATGGCCCCAAGTCACAGCACCCCCTGTGCTGGGTGCAAGCCCACCATGGTGCAGCTTGGCAGACAACACCACCTGCTCCACTCCATCCCCAGGAATAATCAGATTCCAAGGAAGCACCCAGCTCCCCTTGAACTCCTCAAGGacagtgggagcagagggagtgGCCCCAATTGTAGAAGCACATCCTTCcacccctgcccatggctggcagAGGCCCCAGGAGGCCCTTGCAGGCAGAAGACTCACCAGAAAAAATACTATTTATTATTAcgaaaaaaccaacaaaacacaacTTGCCACCCTGAAGCACTGTCTGGGCAAGAAGTCCAAGGGATGTGGAGTCCATGCCATGGTGTGGTTCCTGCCTATGCTGCTTGCACAGATGGATATGGTGAGGAGCTTGGAATGAGGGTTTCAGCCTGGGTGGACATGTGGGGTCCTAGAGTGCCAGCAATTGCTTGGATGGAGGTCTCGGgcaggctctggctgctgaGGCAGTATGGAGATTGTTCTTGGGGGCCTTCAGCAGCGTGCAAGGCTGTTTGGGTCCTGTGGTGCCACTTGAGAATGGTCTCCTGCAACACAGGGGCTTCTCAGGTGCACTCTGGGGTGTCCAGGTAGTGTGTGGGGGTGCAGACTCCTGTGTCCTTGGGCACAGTTCTTGGCTCTCCAGCAGTGCAAAGGTTGGCTCATCCAGTCTCCAGCGGATTCAGGCATGGATCAGGAGGTTCACCAGCAGTAACAGTTAAACTTAATAAACTTTTCAGATTCtaaaaataaacttattttAATCCCCAACAGTGATGTGTGGATCAGGCAGGCTCCAGGGGTCTTCGGCAGCATTGAAAGCAGCTTGGGCGGCCTCTGGGAGATGCCTCATCCCCAGTCTGGGGTACTCAGGTCTCACGGGCACTCAGGCActggtggcggcggcggcggcggcagcggcggcggcatCGCGGCGCTGTGCGGCCCGCAGCAGGCTCTGCCGCAGCACCGGGTACTGCCGGTGGCAGCCATCGAGGCCGAGCCGCAGGGCTTGCGCCCAGTCCTCGGGCGGgccgccccggccgccgcccAGCACGGCCGACACCTGGTTGAGGgcgggcagcagggccagcgtgaggcgggcggcggcgcggcgctCCTCGGGCTCGGCGGGCTGCAGCATCCACGAGGCGGCGGGCGCGGGAGGCCGGCACAGCGCGCAGCCCACGGCGAGGTCGTACATCTCCACGCCCGCATCCGCCAGCGCCAGGGCGGCGGCGCTAACGGCGGCGGCCAGCGCCGAGCCCccgtcctgcagcagcagcgcgCTGACGGCCAGGCGGGCCCGCGGGTAGCGGCCAAGCCGCACCGCCGGCTCCAGCGCCTcccgcagcgccgccgccgcctcccgctcCGCCTCCCGCTCGGCCGCCGCGCCcggccggccccgcgccccTCGCCCCGCGAACGGCGCCCGGCGGAACTCGCAGATCAGCcggcccgggccgggctcggcCGCCTCCCGCGGGCCCC
This portion of the Ammospiza nelsoni isolate bAmmNel1 chromosome 13, bAmmNel1.pri, whole genome shotgun sequence genome encodes:
- the LOC132079215 gene encoding fibulin-7-like translates to MLLIPLPAWLALGILQLPLSSTQECLNRQQALSVVRQMQKLLVAQEAAHLQGTRGLRHQLSILQSHLQRAATKHNEICPQLAVPLNGRMLGRSLRVGHEVHFICDAGFRLVGSETRACRHNRTWSGTQPFCRSIDDCSSNPCANSGTCVDGNQSYTCLCPPGWSGPSCQSPIYSYWVTLSNTSFSRQPRCAEGRSGSRRCSCDTGFQLQPGGVCQDVDECQLYQSSPQMQICLHDCLNLPGSYRCLCPPGYLLHADRNACEDVNECTGKQHNCSQGDLCINTFGGHRCVRPKCPPPRHNTSYVKTSAFQCERNPCPMDSRACQLAASSISFHYLPLQANRTAPRVLFRMSTTRSLGDSLRFAIAGGHGRGVFAVRRSDRHTGELLLTSPVAGPATLEVEVEMSEFSHKVLLGKHIFKVTAFVSPYVF
- the LOC132079105 gene encoding C-type lectin domain family 18 member A-like encodes the protein MKLLVLLVCSLLVWRVGETRSDAPEKLSPLAPGALSTKETFLVLSLHNKLRSKVQPPAANMQKLEWSEELGRRAGARAASCLQGPAPPPAPQLGWSELLLPAGAGGFGAVLELWFAEGQRYDYRTGRCAGNATCRHYTQLVWATAGQLGCGRHRCPGPHGPSEAFVCAYSPGGNWEVAGVPILPYKQGPWCSLCTAGLSGCFKSWDHSGGLCEVPRNPCRMSCRNSGRLDMSSCQCTCPPGYTGRYCQVRCSGQCLHGRFRKEECSCLCDPGYGGAECGTKIHFPFHACDVRIDSDCFMVSPEADTYYGAKIKCQEKGAMLAQIRNQKVQDILAFYLSRLEMGNRVTDTDFETGNFWIGLTYKTSKASFRWDVGEPSLFTSFAFGQPDNQGFGNCVEMQASAAFNWNDQRCKTRNRYICQFAQEHIALWQRDP
- the EXOSC6 gene encoding exosome complex component MTR3; the protein is MPLDHRRLRGPEESQPPALWAAAAAEDEEDEEGAGAAARDPCALRPLFARAGLLSQAQGSAYVELGSGTKVLCAAWGPREAAEPGPGRLICEFRRAPFAGRGARGRPGAAAEREAEREAAAALREALEPAVRLGRYPRARLAVSALLLQDGGSALAAAVSAAALALADAGVEMYDLAVGCALCRPPAPAASWMLQPAEPEERRAAARLTLALLPALNQVSAVLGGGRGGPPEDWAQALRLGLDGCHRQYPVLRQSLLRAAQRRDAAAAAAAAAATSA